From the genome of Carassius auratus strain Wakin chromosome 26, ASM336829v1, whole genome shotgun sequence, one region includes:
- the LOC113044352 gene encoding uncharacterized protein LOC113044352: protein MEISDEGSDHQNIEADVEDKEVHEEAAVSVEDQSDLQDPCSQRDLQCSLVDWAIEFGISLIALSALLTILKVHHSSLPKDGRTLLKTKTRYNIRSIAGGVFHYCGILNSFRKILDSVWHTVADKHVFKLQLNFDGLPLFKSTSTQFWPILGLLQGHTKAPVLIGLFCGTSKPNSLADYLHDLVHELKMLRDGFLFKQKTFFLNVVSVMCDTPARAFIRGVKSHTAYHGCDKCHQTGVWKSNRMTFPEVNAKRRTDESFRQATDEEHHIQHSPLTDIGIDMVTCFPHDYMHLVCLGVMRRLLDLWISTIGPLHCRISSIQASMVSDRLLALRSYIPSEFARRPRALADRCRWKATELRQFLLYTGPVVLNGVLQTQIYDNFMLLSVAVYILASPEFCMEMNDFANTLLRSFVEHFGQLYGEKFLVYNIHGLVHLSEDVKIHGNLDLISGFPFENFLGKLKKLVRGPCNPLTQVMRRLSEIENSNYSCDVEEAIQKLDKEHTDGPVPECFSQQAHQFKVLAIDDVVVKLNERDSCVRIDNKLVLVQNIVEDKGAVYLVGKEYKQVEHFFKYPIDSKELGIYVASNLSTNVKCFMTGKKLQKYVRLPFRNKFVVVPLLHQEK, encoded by the coding sequence ATGGAAATTAGTGATGAAGGAAGTGACCATCAGAATATTGAAGCAGATGTTGAGGATAAGGAAGTACATGAAGAGGCTGCAGTTTCTGTTGAGGACCAGTCTGATCTTCAAGATCCTTGTAGTCAGAGAGATTTGCAGTGTTCACTGGTAGATTGGGCTATTGAATTTGGAATTTCATTAATTGCTTTGTCAGCACTTCTTACCATTCTCAAAGTCCATCATTCCTCTCTGCCTAAGGATGGAAGAACGttgctgaaaacaaaaacaagatacAACATTAGGAGTATAGCTGGTGGTGTGTTTCATTATTGTGGAATTCTGAATTCATTTAGGAAAATCCTTGATAGCGTTTGGCATACTGTGGCAGACAAACATGTCTTCAAGCTACAGTTGAATTTTGATGGACTACCACTCTTCAAGAGTACTAGTACACAGTTTTGGCCGATTCTTGGTTTGCTGCAAGGTCACACTAAGGCACCAGTGTTGATTGGACTTTTTTGTGGTACTTCAAAGCCAAATTCTTTGGCTGATTATCTTCATGATCTGGTTCACGAGCTAAAAATGTTGAGGGATGGGTTTCTGTTCAAGCAGAAAACATTCTTTTTGAATGTTGTTTCAGTTATGTGCGATACCCCTGCCCGAGCCTTCATCAGAGGTGTGAAGTCACACACTGCATATCATGGATGTGACAAGTGTCATCAAACAGGTGTCTGGAAATCAAATCGAATGACATTTCCTGAGGTGAATGCAAAGCGCAGAACTGATGAGAGTTTTAGGCAAGCAACTGATGAAGAACACCACATTCAGCACTCACCTCTTACAGACATTGGCATTGACATGGTCACTTGTTTCCCTCACGATTACATGCACTTGGTTTGTCTGGGTGTAATGCGGCGTCTTTTAGACTTGTGGATCAGCACCATCGGTCCCTTGCACTGTCGCATATCATCCATTCAAGCTTCCATGGTGTCAGATAGACTTCTTGCACTGAGAAGTTACATTCCAAGTGAGTTTGCTCGAAGGCCTCGGGCACTGGCAGATCGATGTAGGTGGAAAGCAACAGAGCTACGCCAATTTTTGTTATACACTGGTCCAGTTGTGCTGAATGGTGTTTTACAGACTCAAATCTATGACAACTTCATGCTTTTGTCTGTAGCTGTGTACATTTTGGCAAGTCCAGAATTTTGTATGGAGATGAATGACTTTGCAAATACTCTGTTGCGTTCATTTGTTGAACACTTTGGCCAGCTTTATGGTGaaaagtttttggtttataatATTCATGGGCTGGTGCACCTCAGTGAAGATGTCAAAATCCATGGCAATCTAGATCTAATATCAGGATTTCCCTTTGAAAATTTCTTAGGAAAACTCAAAAAACTGGTACGAGGGCCATGCAATCCTTTGACTCAGGTGATGCGTAGATTGTCAGAGATAGAAAATAGCAACTACAGTTGTGATGTAGAAGAGGCAATTCAAAAATTGGATAAAGAACATACGGATGGGCCAGTACCAGAGTGCTTCTCGCAACAAGCTCATCAATTTAAAGTTCTCGCGATTGATGATGTAGTTGTGAAGCTCAATGAGAGAGATTCTTGTGTCAGAATTGACAATAAGTTGGTTTTAGTCCAAAACATTGTTGAGGATAAAGGTGCAGTATACCTTGTGGGCAAAGAATATAAACAGGTGGAACACTTCTTTAAATATCCTATTGATTCAAAAGAGTTGGGAATTTATGTGGCTTCCAACCTCTCCACAAATGTCAAGTGTTTCATGACAGGAAAGAAGCTGCAGAAGTATGTGAGATTGCCATTCCGAAACAAATTTGTTGTTGTTCCACTCCTGCATCAAGAGAAATAA